The Castor canadensis chromosome 13, mCasCan1.hap1v2, whole genome shotgun sequence genome has a window encoding:
- the LOC109686612 gene encoding major urinary protein 20-like — protein MKLLLLSLCLGLAWALQDQSQVPVQLGFCPEQVAGPWQTIKLGATNRSVIEDGGAYLCFMTGIQILANGNLNVTYFHRKDGNCVKEYYIAEKTDIPGRYTFEYEGQIYLTFVFVSNIAAIIDLENHSESGILTVVELHGRTWFVDKQGLEAYREHTSRRGIPQRNIVNLLASRKLPSIILKNGHKC, from the exons ATGAAGCTGCTGCTCCTCAGCCTGTGTCTGGGCCTGGCCTGGGCCCTGCAGGACCAAAGCCAGGTGCCTGTGCAGCTGGGCTTCTGTCCTGAGCAG GTGGCCGGGCCTTGGCAAACTATCAAGCTCGGCGCCACCAACCGCTCTGTTATTGAGGATGGAGGTGCCTACCTGTGCTTCATGACTGGCATCCAAATCCTGGCGAATGGCAACCTGAATGTCACCTACTTCCACAG AAAAGACGGGAACTGCGTGAAGGAGTATTACATTGCAGAGAAGACAGACATCCCCGGCCGCTACACCTTTGAAT ACGAAGGCCAAATCTATCTGACTTTCGTGTTTGTTAGCAATATCGCTGCCATCATAGACTTGGAAAACCACAGCGAGAGTGGAATCCTCACTGTGGTTGAGCTCCATG GCAGGACTTGGTTCGTGGACAAGCAGGGGCTGGAGGCTTACAGGGAGCACACATCCAGAAGAGGCATCCCTCAGAGGAACATCGTGAACCTGCTTGCTTCTCGTAAGCTGCCCTCCATAATCCTCAAAAATGGACACAAGTGCTGA